From the Odocoileus virginianus isolate 20LAN1187 ecotype Illinois chromosome 21, Ovbor_1.2, whole genome shotgun sequence genome, one window contains:
- the SLC9B1 gene encoding sodium/hydrogen exchanger 9B1 isoform X5 yields the protein MIWCVAWVFSGPEVLPNGGLFGLLIIFYCALIGGKLLEIVKVPSVPKIPPLLGMLLAGFVVRNVPFLSDVTYISNELSSTLRNTALTIILVRAGLGLDPEALKNLKRVCIRLSVGPCLMEACSTAVISHFLMNFPWQWAFLLGFVVGAVSPAVVVPSMLHLQEKGYGIEKGIPTLLIAASSLDDIVAISGFNACFSIVFSSGNISNNILSPLRDAGLGVLSGIVLGMFARHFPSSDQENLEVKRAFLILSMCISAVLGSHKFNMNTAGGLCTLVLSFIAGTGWSKEKVRVQKIIGIAWDIFQPVLFGLVGAEVSVASLKSNVIGVSVGTVSLALLVRISFTFVLMSCAGFNFKEKIFIALSWMPKATVQAVLGPLALEKARMSAPHLESYSKDVMTVAFLAILITAPNGALIIGILGPKLLTRYDINKVKMELSGSQPH from the exons ATGATATGGTGTGTAGCCTGGGTATTCTCAGGCCCTGAAGTTCTTCCTAATGGAGGTTTATTTGGACTGTTAATTATCTTTTATTGTGCCCTTATTGGGGGGAAACTTTTGGAAATCGTTAAAGTACCTTCAGTGCCTAAAATTCCTCCTCTCCTTG ggatgtTACTGGCTGGTTTTGTCGTTAGGAATGTTCCATTCCTCAGTGATGTCACCTATATTAGTAATGAACTGTCTTCAACTTTAAGAAATACTGCCCTTACCATTATTCTAGTGCGAGCTGGGCTTGGACTCGATCCAGAG GCTTTGAAGAATTTGAAGCGAGTTTGTATAAGATTGTCTGTGGGTCCATGTCTAATGGAAGCTTGTTCAACTGCTGTTATTTCCCACTTCCTTATGAATTTTCCCTGGCAGTGGGCATTTCTGTTGGg TTTTGTAGTCGGTGCAGTTTCTCCTGCTGTTGTTGTCCCTTCCATGCTACATTTGCAAGAAAAGGGATATGGTATTGAGAAAGGCATTCCAACCTTATTAATAGCTGCCAGCAGTTTGGATGACATCGTGGCTATCTCTGGATTCAATGCATGCTTCAGCATAGTTTTCTCCTCAG GTAACATATCTAATAACATCCTATCCCCTCTTCGGGATGCAGGTCTTGGTGTGCTTTCAGGAATTGTTTTGGGAATGTTTGCTCGACATTTTCCAAGTAGTGAtcag GAAAACCTTGAAGTGAAGagagcatttttaattttgagtatGTGTATTTCTGCTGTCTTAGGCAGCCATAAATTTAATATGAACACAGCTGGAGGATTGTGCACACTAGTATTGAGTTTCATTGCAGGGACAGGTTGGTCCAAAGAAAAG GTTAGAGTCCAAAAAATTATTGGAATTGCATGGGATATTTTCCAACCTGTTCTGTTTGGTTTGGTTGGAGCAGAAGTATCTGTTGCATCTCTTAAATCAAATGTTATTG GCGTTTCTGTTGGTACTGTGAGTTTGGCATTATTGGTTAgaatttcttttacatttgtaTTGATGTCTTGTGCCGGTTTtaattttaaggagaaaatatttattgctttatcATGGATGCCGAAAGCTACAGTCCAG GCTGTATTAGGTCCTCTGGCtctagaaaaagcaagaatgaGTGCACCCCATTTGGAATCATATTCGAAGGATGTGATGACTGTAGCCTTTTTAGCCATCTTGATCACAGCTCCAAATGGAGCTCTAATTATTGGCATTCTGGGACCTAAACTACTCACTCGCTATgatataaacaaagtgaaaatggaGTTATCAGGATCACAACCTCATTAA
- the SLC9B1 gene encoding sodium/hydrogen exchanger 9B1 isoform X2: MDRSLPGSSVHGDSPGSILFMIWCVAWVFSGPEVLPNGGLFGLLIIFYCALIGGKLLEIVKVPSVPKIPPLLGMLLAGFVVRNVPFLSDVTYISNELSSTLRNTALTIILVRAGLGLDPEALKNLKRVCIRLSVGPCLMEACSTAVISHFLMNFPWQWAFLLGFVVGAVSPAVVVPSMLHLQEKGYGIEKGIPTLLIAASSLDDIVAISGFNACFSIVFSSGNISNNILSPLRDAGLGVLSGIVLGMFARHFPSSDQENLEVKRAFLILSMCISAVLGSHKFNMNTAGGLCTLVLSFIAGTGWSKEKVRVQKIIGIAWDIFQPVLFGLVGAEVSVASLKSNVIGVSVGTVSLALLVRISFTFVLMSCAGFNFKEKIFIALSWMPKATVQAVLGPLALEKARMSAPHLESYSKDVMTVAFLAILITAPNGALIIGILGPKLLTRYDINKVKMELSGSQPH, from the exons GAAGTATACTTTTTATGATATGGTGTGTAGCCTGGGTATTCTCAGGCCCTGAAGTTCTTCCTAATGGAGGTTTATTTGGACTGTTAATTATCTTTTATTGTGCCCTTATTGGGGGGAAACTTTTGGAAATCGTTAAAGTACCTTCAGTGCCTAAAATTCCTCCTCTCCTTG ggatgtTACTGGCTGGTTTTGTCGTTAGGAATGTTCCATTCCTCAGTGATGTCACCTATATTAGTAATGAACTGTCTTCAACTTTAAGAAATACTGCCCTTACCATTATTCTAGTGCGAGCTGGGCTTGGACTCGATCCAGAG GCTTTGAAGAATTTGAAGCGAGTTTGTATAAGATTGTCTGTGGGTCCATGTCTAATGGAAGCTTGTTCAACTGCTGTTATTTCCCACTTCCTTATGAATTTTCCCTGGCAGTGGGCATTTCTGTTGGg TTTTGTAGTCGGTGCAGTTTCTCCTGCTGTTGTTGTCCCTTCCATGCTACATTTGCAAGAAAAGGGATATGGTATTGAGAAAGGCATTCCAACCTTATTAATAGCTGCCAGCAGTTTGGATGACATCGTGGCTATCTCTGGATTCAATGCATGCTTCAGCATAGTTTTCTCCTCAG GTAACATATCTAATAACATCCTATCCCCTCTTCGGGATGCAGGTCTTGGTGTGCTTTCAGGAATTGTTTTGGGAATGTTTGCTCGACATTTTCCAAGTAGTGAtcag GAAAACCTTGAAGTGAAGagagcatttttaattttgagtatGTGTATTTCTGCTGTCTTAGGCAGCCATAAATTTAATATGAACACAGCTGGAGGATTGTGCACACTAGTATTGAGTTTCATTGCAGGGACAGGTTGGTCCAAAGAAAAG GTTAGAGTCCAAAAAATTATTGGAATTGCATGGGATATTTTCCAACCTGTTCTGTTTGGTTTGGTTGGAGCAGAAGTATCTGTTGCATCTCTTAAATCAAATGTTATTG GCGTTTCTGTTGGTACTGTGAGTTTGGCATTATTGGTTAgaatttcttttacatttgtaTTGATGTCTTGTGCCGGTTTtaattttaaggagaaaatatttattgctttatcATGGATGCCGAAAGCTACAGTCCAG GCTGTATTAGGTCCTCTGGCtctagaaaaagcaagaatgaGTGCACCCCATTTGGAATCATATTCGAAGGATGTGATGACTGTAGCCTTTTTAGCCATCTTGATCACAGCTCCAAATGGAGCTCTAATTATTGGCATTCTGGGACCTAAACTACTCACTCGCTATgatataaacaaagtgaaaatggaGTTATCAGGATCACAACCTCATTAA